TCCTGTTCTGGTATTTCGGCGCGCCCGAATTGTTGCCCGATGCCTGGAAGGAGCGTTTGTATGCCGGCAATATCGAAGCCGTCAGCGCCGTCACGGCCCTGACTTTATATACGGCCGCCTACATGGCGGAAGACATCCGCAGCGGCATCCGCGCCATCCCCGCCCAGCAATTCGAGGCGGGCCGGGCGCTGGGCTTCAGTTTTCTTGCCACCATGCGCCTGTGCATCGTGCCGCAGGCGCTGCGGCTGGCCGCGCCGCCGCTGCTGTCGCAAACCCTGACCCTGTGGCAAAACACCAGCATCGCCACCGTCATCGGCGTGGCCGAGCTGATGTACCAGACGCAGCGCGTGGAAGCGGCCTCGTTCCGCAGCGTCGATGCCTTCGTCTTCGCCAGCGCGGCCTACCTGGCCGTCTCGCTGCTGATCGCCGGCCTGGCGGCCTTGCTGCAAAAGAAGGTGTCCTGATGCTGGAACTCCTCCATGATTACTGGCTGTATTTCCTCGTGGGACGCTATCCCGAGGGGCCGCTGGGCGGCCTGGCGCTGACGGTCGTGCTGGCCAGCCTGGCGCTGGTGCTGAGCCTGCCCTTCGGCCTGCTGCTGGGGCTGGCGCGCCTGAGTCCCTGGCACCTGCTGCGCTGGCCCGTCGCCTTACTGATCCACGTGGTGCGGGGCATCCCCTTGCTGTTGGTCATCTTCTGGGCGTATTTCTTCCTGCCCAGTATCACGGGACATGAAAGCGGGCAATTCGGCACCATGCTGGCCGCCCTCGTCATCTTCGACTGCATTTATCTGGCGGAAATTGTGCGCGCCGGCGTGCAAGCCGTGCCGCGCGGGCAGGTGGAGGCGGCCCGCTCGCTGGGCCTGAATTATCTGGACAGCATGCGCTCGGTGGTGCTGCCGCAGGCGCTGCGCCACATGCTGCCCTCGCTGGTCAACCAGTTCGTCTCGACCATCAAGGAAACCTCTCTCGGGTACATCATCGGCCTGGCCGAGGTGTCGTTCATCGCTTCGCAAGTGAACGGCCTCGTGCTGACCAAGCCCGTGCAAGTGTATTTCCTGCTGGGCATGACGTATTTTGTCTTGTGTTTCAGCCTGTCGCGCGCCGCCTTCTGGCTCGAGCGGCGCCAGGCGCGTCTCCTGAAAGCGGCAGCATGATTACCTTTGACAACGTCAACAAATACTATCGCGACTATCACGCCTTGCGCGAGATCAATGAACACGTGGCCAAGGGCGAGGTGCTGGTCGTGTGCGGACCGTCCGGCTCCGGCAAGTCGACCCTGATCCGCACCATCAACCGCCTGGAGCCGATCGCCTCAGGGCGCATCGCGGTGGCGGGCCAGGATATCCACGCGCCGGGGCTGGACGTGAATGCCTTCCGCTCGCATATCGGCTTTGTGTTCCAGCAATTCAACCTGTTTCCCCATTTATCCGTGCTGGACAATTGCGCGCTGGCGCCGCAGCGCTTGCGCGGCCTCACCCGGCGCGAAGCCGAGGAGCGGGCGCTGGCCCTGCTGGAGCGCGTGGGCCTGGCGCACAAGGCGCGCGCCATGCCGGCGGCCTTGTCGGGCGGGCAGCAGCAGCGGGTGGCGATTGCCCGCGCGCTGGCCATGCAGCCGCCGCTGATGCTGTTCGACGAGCCGACCAGCGCGCTGGACCCGGAAATGGTGGGCGAGGTGCTGCAAGTGATGCGCGACCTGGCGCACGGCGGCATGACGATGGTGTGCGTGACGCACGAGATGGGTTTCGCGCGCGAAGTGGCGGACCGCGTCTGGTTCATGGACCACGGGCAAGTGCTGGAACGGGCCACGCCCGACGATTTCTTTGCGCGGCCGCAACATGTGCGCGCACAGCAATTCCTGTCCGATATCCGCAGCCCATATGGGGCACCGGCCTGAGGATTTCTGGGCTGTGTGCGCAAGCGAACGGTATCTTGGCGTTCTCCGGCGCACGCTATCGGAGTGGCGCACGGGGCGCCCGCAGCCGACCAGGAGGGCCGTATCATGTCACGCATCATCGCAGGTCATTTTCAGTTGCAGGAGCAGATAGACGCCGCGCGCGCCGCCCTGAACCAGGCGGGTTTTCCTGACAGCCGCATCAGCGCCTTCTTTGTCAACCAGCCGGGCCAGCATGATTTGCATGCGCTCGGCGGCGACCGCGACGTCTCGCCGGGCGCCAAGGAGACGCCGGAAGGCGTGGTCGAGGGCGTGGCCGTCGGTGCCGCCGTCGGTGCCGGCATCGGCGCTGCCACCACGCTGGCGACGGGGCCGCTGGGGCCGGTGGTGGGCGCGCTGGTGGGCGCCCATGTGGGCTCACTCTACAGTTTCAACAAGATGAAGGAGGCGGGCGAGCCCGAGAAACATGGCGAAAATCACCGCCAGCCGCGCCATCCGGGCATGCTGATCGCCGTGGCGCTGGGCGGCCTCGAAGAGCGCGAACGGGCGCTCGAGACACTGCACCGGCTGGGCGCCGAGCATATCGAGGAAGCGGAAGGCACGATCGCCAATGGCGACTGGCATGACTTCGATCCGCTCAGCATTCCCGTGCTGGTGGCGTGAATCAACGCCTCTGTGGTGCCATATGCATAAATTCCGCGCTGCACGAAATTTAGGTATGATCCTTGTTAGTATGAGTAATTATTGGTAAACAATGCCGACAGGGATAGTTTCCGCGCGCCCGAAGTGACACTGGACCAAGGTGACTGCCCGTAGTACTTGCCTCGCATGCTAACGAGTATGGATAGGAGGGCGCGTCATGACACAGGCATGGTTCATTCTGACACGGGCCGATGGGCGCGACATCTGTGCGCCCTCGCCGGCACAGCTGGCCGATGCGCTGGCCGAGGTGTACCGCGGCGGCGCCGTCACGCCGGACGGCAGCCCGGCCGCCGTATTGTTGCGCTTTGGCTACGACGACGGCTTGATGTATCAGGTCGAAGTCGCTAGCGGAGGCGAAGTCACTTTCGAGGAATGGTCGGACCGCGATTGCGAAATTGCCCTGGCCAGTCCGCGCCACATGTCGGCCCTGCCGCAGCACGACGCGCTGCAGCTGTGGCAGTGGCTGGCGCAGCGCCAGGTGGCGAAGATCCGCAGCCAGCCCTGGCAGGGTAGCTAGCCCTGCCGTCTTTCCAACGGCCTAGTGCGCCATCAGCACGGGGATCGTCATGCTCTGCAGAATCGTGCGCGTGACGCCGCCGAGGATGGTTTCGCGCAGGCGCGAATGGCCATA
This window of the Janthinobacterium agaricidamnosum genome carries:
- a CDS encoding amino acid ABC transporter permease yields the protein MFQFDLTFLLAGDYRDWLVSGLLLSLQLMGITLLLSLPLACGVAMLRLAPSRLLNGLGAAYVELIRNVPLLAHFLFWYFGAPELLPDAWKERLYAGNIEAVSAVTALTLYTAAYMAEDIRSGIRAIPAQQFEAGRALGFSFLATMRLCIVPQALRLAAPPLLSQTLTLWQNTSIATVIGVAELMYQTQRVEAASFRSVDAFVFASAAYLAVSLLIAGLAALLQKKVS
- a CDS encoding amino acid ABC transporter permease; amino-acid sequence: MLELLHDYWLYFLVGRYPEGPLGGLALTVVLASLALVLSLPFGLLLGLARLSPWHLLRWPVALLIHVVRGIPLLLVIFWAYFFLPSITGHESGQFGTMLAALVIFDCIYLAEIVRAGVQAVPRGQVEAARSLGLNYLDSMRSVVLPQALRHMLPSLVNQFVSTIKETSLGYIIGLAEVSFIASQVNGLVLTKPVQVYFLLGMTYFVLCFSLSRAAFWLERRQARLLKAAA
- a CDS encoding amino acid ABC transporter ATP-binding protein gives rise to the protein MITFDNVNKYYRDYHALREINEHVAKGEVLVVCGPSGSGKSTLIRTINRLEPIASGRIAVAGQDIHAPGLDVNAFRSHIGFVFQQFNLFPHLSVLDNCALAPQRLRGLTRREAEERALALLERVGLAHKARAMPAALSGGQQQRVAIARALAMQPPLMLFDEPTSALDPEMVGEVLQVMRDLAHGGMTMVCVTHEMGFAREVADRVWFMDHGQVLERATPDDFFARPQHVRAQQFLSDIRSPYGAPA
- a CDS encoding glycine zipper domain-containing protein, with the protein product MSRIIAGHFQLQEQIDAARAALNQAGFPDSRISAFFVNQPGQHDLHALGGDRDVSPGAKETPEGVVEGVAVGAAVGAGIGAATTLATGPLGPVVGALVGAHVGSLYSFNKMKEAGEPEKHGENHRQPRHPGMLIAVALGGLEERERALETLHRLGAEHIEEAEGTIANGDWHDFDPLSIPVLVA